One Nicotiana tomentosiformis chromosome 4, ASM39032v3, whole genome shotgun sequence genomic window carries:
- the LOC138909739 gene encoding uncharacterized protein: MLEITKVDKKTFDYLMEEPPERWARSCCPRRRYDMLTTNIVEPMNSVLLEARELPILRMMDFIQVKLQCWFYERRNEAEGTFYDVSCWVEEELKKKIDLDFTLNVFPIDSWRSRVEEEGNTFLVDLNKRTCDCFQFQFDELPCIHAIAAIEKRNIKKSNFCSDWYLKESLLKTYERQIHLVGHTDSWIVPESVKSQIIKPPDFKIPPGRRQKKGHIPATESSKITFKCGRCRRIGHNRTSCLYSLAVHPFSRKHREL; the protein is encoded by the exons ATGTTAGAGATAACAAAAGTTGATAAGAAGACTTTTGACTACTTGATGGAAGAACCACCGGAAAGGTGGGCGCGTTCTTGTTGTCCACGAAGAAGATATGACATGCTCACAACAAACATAGTTGAGCCAATGAATTCTGTGCTATTAGAAGCAAGGGAGCTGCCTATATTGAGAATGATGGATTTCATCCAAGTGAAGCTACAATGTTGGTTTTATGAAAGAAGAAACGAAGCAGAAGGAACTTTTTATGATGTTTCATGTTGGGTAGaagaggaattgaagaaaaagataGATTTAGATTTTACTTTAAAT GTCTTCCCTATTGATTCATGGCGTTCTAGAGTCGAGGAAGAAGGAAATACTTTCTTGGTTGACTTAAACAAAAGAACATGTGATTGTTTTCAGTTTCAATTTGATGAATTACCATGTATACATGCAATTGCAGCTATCGAGAAGAGAAACATCAAGAAGTCCAATTTCTGCTCGGACTGGTACTTAAAGGAATCTTTGCTGAAAACATATGAAAGACAAATACATCTTGTAGGACATACAGATTCTTGGATTGTACCAGAGAGTGTTAAGTCACAAATTATTAAACCTCCAGATTTCAAGATTCCGCCAGGTAGAAGGCAGAAGAAAGGGCATATTCCagctaccgaatcatcaaaaataaCGTTCAAATGTGGTCGTTGCAGAAGAATTGGTCATAATAGAACATCTTGTTTATATTCTCTGGCAGTCCACCCATTTTCAAGGAAGCATAGAGAATTATAG